One genomic window of Manihot esculenta cultivar AM560-2 chromosome 16, M.esculenta_v8, whole genome shotgun sequence includes the following:
- the LOC122722139 gene encoding uncharacterized protein LOC122722139: MRGRGRGSSSRGRGDHGRGNDHTSESQNVNQDLVQYTALIPRPDQGERSTQGAAPSTPASVHTSTTTSAPIGLPPIASTATSASASASASGSCAPTEHRPHISLVNSIMQPSDPIARRITLIFKEKLKHFLWEEAIEQLMKIAWRKKAAERYRSLMCSVRNGKEKRLSLTEGVMDAWQSAWGATEYKEKCKKFSNNRKSETGGQGASPSRHCRGSISQYRHQEQMRERLGRDPLPHELFEATHKKKGTSEFVDARLKAIHDRFLTLKEQASQTDNDSSQASRIDEAQLYFEAVGGEKKRRVYGLGSQASVFFSNKTSASTSFTSAQQNQDLQNEMADLRRKLQEREDNEQTLLEQNVRITSELSHMKDLLMQLVSQRQGNQPSAPGEGTSAQPPDQADETNDEDEDENTTHL, translated from the exons ATGAGAGGACGAGGACGTGGATCTTCATCACGAGGTCGAGGAGACCATGGCAGGGGTAATGACCACACAAGTGAATCACAGAATGTCAATCAAGATTTGGTGCAATACACTGCTTTGATTCCTAGACCAGACCAGGGTGAGAGATCCACACAGGGTGCTGCACCATCCACTCCTGCTTCAGTGCACACATCTACTACTACCTCAGCTCCCATTGGTTTGCCACCTATTGCATCGACGGCTACATCTGCATCTGcatctgcttctgcttctggtAGTTGTGCACCTACAGAACACAGACCACATATTTCCTTAGTAAACTCAAT TATGCAGCCTTCTGATCCGATTGCTAGGCGGATTACCTTGATCTTCAAGGAAAAGTTA AAACACTTCTTATGGGAGGAGGCAATAGAACAGCTTATGAAGATAGCCTGGAGGAAGAAAGCTGCTGAGCGGTATCGTAGCCTTATGTGTAGCGTAAGGAATGGGAAGGAGAAGAGACTATCACTGACAGAAGGAGTAATGGATGCATGGCAATCCGCTTGGGGAGCAACTGAGTATAAAGAGAAAtgcaaaaaattctcaaataacAGAAAGAGTGAAACAGGTGGGCAAGGCGCTAGCCCATCAAGACATTGTAGAGGATCCATATCTCAGTATAGGCATCAAGAACAGATG CGCGAAAGACTAGGCAGAGATCCTCTACCTCATGAGTTATTTGAGGCTACGCATAAGAAGAAGGGTACCTCAGAGTTTGTTGATGCACGCTTAAAGGCCATTCat GACCGCTTTCTGACTTTGAAAGAGCAAGCATCACAGACAGATAATGACAGTAGTCAGGCATCCCGCATTGATGAGGCTCAGTTATACTTTGAGGCAGTAggtggagagaaaaaaagaagggtGTATGGTCTTGGATCACAGGCTTCAGTTTTCTTCTCAAACAAGACTTCTGCTAGTACATCCTTCACATCAGCTCAACAAAATCAGGATCTTCAAAATGAAATGGCTGATCTCAGACGCAAGCTACAGGAGcgtgaggataatgaacaaacATTGCTTGAGCAAAATGTGCGGATTACCTCTGAGCTCTCACATATGAAGGATTTACTTATGCAGCTTGTGAGTCAAAGACAAGGCAACCAACCTTCAGCTCCCGGTGAGGGAACTTCTGCACAGCCTCCTGATCAAGCAGATGAAACTAATGATGAGGACGAGGACGAGAACACTACACATTTatag